One window of the Coleofasciculus sp. FACHB-1120 genome contains the following:
- a CDS encoding GDP-L-fucose synthase has translation MATLDLSDKRILVTGGAGFLGRQVVDRLCKAGADQNKITIPRSREYDLRSLEDCQRAVEQQDVVIHLAAHVGGIGLNLVKPAELFYDNLMMGAQLIHAAYQAGVQKFVCVGTICAYPKFTPVPFKEDDLWNGYPEETNAPYGVAKKALLVQLQSYRQQYGFNGIYLLPVNLYGPEDNFDPKSSHVIPALIRKVHEAQARGDKQLPVWGDGSPTREFLYSTDAALGIVMGTQDYNGAEPVNLGTGYEISIKDLVELICELMGYQGEIIWETDKPNGQPRRCLDTERAKQEFGFTAQVDFKEGLKNTIDWYRQHAE, from the coding sequence ATGGCAACTTTAGATTTGAGCGATAAGCGAATTCTCGTCACTGGCGGAGCTGGTTTTTTGGGGCGTCAGGTCGTAGATCGGTTGTGTAAAGCCGGAGCCGATCAAAACAAGATTACGATACCGCGATCGCGCGAGTACGATCTCCGCTCCTTAGAAGACTGTCAACGCGCCGTTGAGCAGCAGGATGTCGTGATTCACCTCGCCGCTCACGTCGGTGGCATCGGTCTGAATCTGGTAAAACCCGCTGAATTATTCTATGACAACCTGATGATGGGCGCTCAACTGATTCATGCTGCCTATCAAGCAGGGGTTCAAAAATTTGTTTGTGTAGGGACTATCTGCGCTTATCCCAAGTTCACTCCAGTACCATTCAAAGAAGATGACCTCTGGAATGGTTATCCGGAAGAAACTAATGCTCCCTATGGCGTTGCTAAGAAAGCTTTACTGGTGCAACTCCAATCCTACCGGCAGCAGTATGGCTTTAACGGCATTTACCTGTTGCCAGTAAACTTGTACGGGCCGGAAGATAACTTCGATCCCAAGAGTTCCCACGTGATCCCTGCCTTAATTCGCAAAGTACATGAAGCTCAAGCTAGAGGCGATAAGCAGCTACCTGTATGGGGCGATGGGAGTCCCACTCGCGAGTTTCTCTACTCTACGGATGCCGCTTTGGGTATCGTCATGGGTACGCAGGACTACAATGGCGCAGAACCCGTCAATTTGGGAACGGGTTATGAAATTTCTATCAAGGATTTGGTAGAACTGATTTGCGAACTGATGGGCTATCAGGGCGAAATTATCTGGGAAACCGATAAGCCGAACGGTCAACCGCGCCGCTGTTTAGATACAGAACGGGCGAAGCAAGAGTTTGGCTTCACTGCCCAAGTGGACTTCAAGGAAGGGCTGAAGAACACAATCGATTGGTATCGGCAACACGCTGAGTAA